Genomic segment of Falco peregrinus isolate bFalPer1 chromosome 5, bFalPer1.pri, whole genome shotgun sequence:
agtgtCTCAGCACCCAGTTAAAATATAAACCCAACTTTCAGGTtgcttaagaaaataattagaaaaactGTACTGTCAAGCTTTAGCACACCTCTTGCAAGCCCTCTCACCAGCTGTGGAGCTCACGGTTTACCAGAAAAGGCCCAAACTGTAACAACAAGAAATAAGTATTGGAGATTCCGGAAGGGCCTGGAACGCTTACCGGCGGCGCTTCTTCGGCATTATATTTACTGCAGTACTCGTTACCGAGCTTAAAGTGTTACGTTCAAATACACTTCCAATGCAGTTGGGTTTTGGTTATGCAGAAGAGCTCCTCACACTAAATCCACCGCCCACACTACGGTAACACCAACCCTGACCTGCCCCTCCAGGTGACAGGCACGCGGCGCTGCCGTGGGGAGATGGCGCTGCAGTGGGtcaggccctgccagggggCGGCCGGCCCCACGGCCCCGCACCGCTGTCCGTGTCCCGGTCCCACGGCCCCCACCGCTGTCCGTGTCCCGGCCGTGTCCCGGCTGAGGGCTAGCTCACCTCCCTGCTGGCTGGGTTTCCTTTTACCTGCCTTTGTCGCCGCCACGTGGCAAATGCGTGAATTACACTCTCGCGGAATACCCTACGCCGGCCCTGGCCACCCGCTGACCGTGCTCAGCCAGCCGGCACGGATCCGCGCCAGAGCCAGCTCCTCGCTTGCGGGTTGAAGTTTTGTGGGAGTGACGGGAAGCGGCTGCTCGCCAAAGTCAGGTCTCGTTTTACAAGAAGTGAGAAACATACGTGCGGTGACGTGGTAACCTGCTACTTGAATAACCTCCTCCAGACAAACCCTGCGCGAGGAGCCTGGGGAGACACCGCCTGAAGCCGAAGCCGAAGCCGAAGCCGAAGCCGAAGCCGAAGCCGAAGCCGAAGCCGAAGCCGAAGCCGAAGCCGAAGCCGAAGCCGAAGCCGAAGCCGAAGCCGAAGCCGAAGCCGAAGCCCCGCCTTCCCCGCGGCTCCCCATTGGCCGGCGAGGCTATATATAGACGTCAGGCGGAAGTGCCCTCCCTTTCCGCTCCGCGCCTGCCGCGGCCTTCACACGGCGTTGTCAGCGTGAGTGcggccgcgggggcggcggggtgCGGGTGCCCCTCGGCGCTGACGGCGCGCCTGTGCGCGGGCCTGTGCGTGGCCCTGCGGGGTGCCGGCGGCCGGAGCTGGCCGAGCCGCGGGACAGGCCCGAGGCCTGCCGGCTGGGCGGGGGGGTAGGCGGCCGGCGCGGCCAAGATGGCGGCTGGGGCTCCCGGCGGGTGCGTTGGCCGGGCCCtcgtggggcgggcgggcgggcgtGGGAGGCCCCGCGTGGCTGAGCCGGGTGCCTGTGCCCGCAGGTTCCCTGTCGTTGCTTCCAAAGGGAAACCCCACAATGTCCGGAGGCCTCGATGTCCTGCAGATGAAAGAGGAGGATGTCCTCAAATTCCTTGCTGCCGGGACCCACCTGGGAGGCACCAACCTTGACTTCCAGATGGAGCAGTAtatttacaaaaggaaaagcgATGGTAAACCCGTGGGATGGGTGGCCCTGGATGGGCAGCTGGGATTTTGTGGGCatagcagaggaaagcagaaaagtcaTAATGCTTGAGCTCTCTAGCAGTTTCTCCATGGCCAGAAAGGTGCAGACATCTTTACTGAATGTATCATAGACACACAGAATGGCCAGGGCtggaaagggacctctggaggtcatgcAGtccaacaccccccccaccccgctgaagcaggttctcctagagcaggctgcacagaatcACGCCCAGGCGGGTTCTGAATGtcaacctctctgggcagcctgtgccagggctctgtcaccctcagagtGCAGAGGGTTTTGCTCACATTCAGAAGGAgctgcctgtgttgcagtttgtgcccgttgcccctttGCTGTCGCTgggcagcactgaaaagagcccggccccgtcctcttgacacCTGCCcctaagatatttgtatgcatcaGTAGGATCCCCCGTCAGtcctctcctccaggctgaacaggcccagctccctcagcctttcctcactgGGGAGATGCTCCAATCCCCTCATCCtctttgtagccctccactggaccctctccagtagttccctgtctctctggaactggtgagcccagcactggacacagcaccccagatgtggcctcaccagggcagggcagagggggaggatcccctccctcgacctgctggccgtgctcctgatgcagcccaggacc
This window contains:
- the LOC129784648 gene encoding platelet binding protein GspB-like; protein product: MGSRGEGGASASASASASASASASASASASASASASASASASASASASGGVSPGSSRRVCLEEVIQVAGYHVTAPAGASRENAHSLTVLPATEVILRGN